One Leifsonia shinshuensis DNA window includes the following coding sequences:
- a CDS encoding glycoside hydrolase 5 family protein: MRFGVNYTPSGNWFHSWLDFSASAVARDFEAIASLGADHVRIFPLWPVVQPNRSLVRASALADIVEVVDIAASFGLDANVDALQGHLSSFDFLPSWLDSWHRRNMFTDPDVVGSTAAYVRQLASALAGRPNLLGVTIGNELNQFAHAPHPSPHTVGPGQAASWLSTMVAAARDGLGGAERHAPSVTVAQYDAAWYDDDQPFGPEHAAEHGDMTITHSWVFNGAGQLHGSLGAGSVRHGEYLMQLAAAWNREPGRPNWLQEVGAPTTVVAPEDAPDFVERTIRHAADVQNAFGVTWWCSHDVSRALADFPELEYDLGLFSSDGVLKPVGARFAEVARELGGRPSEQAPPAEAIVLDDVDAQGRPNPHVRRSCAPGGGFARAWLAVAEESGRGPQVVLRSRSTDRAMLDARGIGRLIEAAGTADAPVSVPHPAVAP, encoded by the coding sequence ATGCGGTTCGGCGTCAACTACACACCGTCGGGCAACTGGTTCCACTCCTGGCTGGACTTCTCGGCGTCCGCGGTCGCCCGCGACTTCGAGGCGATCGCCTCGCTGGGCGCGGACCACGTGCGGATCTTCCCGCTCTGGCCCGTCGTGCAGCCGAACCGGTCGCTGGTCCGGGCGAGCGCGCTGGCGGACATCGTGGAGGTCGTGGACATCGCGGCCTCGTTCGGCCTGGACGCCAACGTGGACGCCCTCCAGGGGCACCTGTCGAGCTTCGACTTCCTGCCGTCCTGGCTCGACTCCTGGCACCGCCGCAACATGTTCACCGATCCGGACGTCGTCGGCTCGACCGCCGCGTACGTCCGGCAGCTGGCGTCGGCGCTCGCCGGGCGCCCGAACCTCCTGGGCGTGACGATCGGGAACGAGCTGAACCAGTTCGCGCACGCGCCGCATCCCTCGCCGCACACGGTCGGCCCCGGGCAGGCCGCGAGCTGGCTCAGCACCATGGTCGCCGCTGCGCGGGACGGGCTCGGCGGCGCGGAGCGGCACGCGCCCTCCGTCACCGTCGCGCAGTACGACGCGGCCTGGTACGACGACGACCAGCCGTTCGGCCCGGAGCACGCCGCCGAGCACGGCGACATGACCATCACGCACTCGTGGGTGTTCAACGGGGCCGGGCAGCTGCACGGGTCGCTCGGGGCGGGATCCGTCCGCCACGGCGAATACCTGATGCAGCTCGCCGCGGCGTGGAACCGCGAGCCCGGCCGGCCGAACTGGCTGCAGGAGGTCGGGGCGCCGACGACCGTGGTCGCGCCCGAGGACGCCCCCGACTTCGTCGAGCGGACGATCCGGCACGCGGCCGACGTCCAGAACGCGTTCGGCGTCACCTGGTGGTGCTCGCACGACGTGTCGCGCGCGCTCGCCGACTTCCCCGAGCTCGAGTACGACCTCGGCCTGTTCTCCTCCGACGGCGTCCTCAAGCCGGTGGGCGCCCGCTTCGCCGAGGTCGCGCGCGAACTCGGCGGCCGCCCGAGCGAACAGGCGCCGCCGGCCGAGGCGATCGTGCTGGACGACGTGGACGCGCAGGGCCGGCCCAACCCGCACGTGCGGCGGTCGTGCGCCCCGGGCGGCGGCTTCGCCCGGGCCTGGCTCGCCGTGGCGGAGGAGTCCGGCCGCGGCCCGCAGGTCGTCCTGCGATCCCGGTCGACCGACCGGGCGATGCTGGACGCGCGCGGCATCGGCCGGCTGATCGAGGCGGCGGGGACGGCCGACGCTCCGGTGAGCGTGCCGCACCCGGCCGTCGCCCCCTGA
- a CDS encoding carbohydrate ABC transporter permease produces the protein MTQTTTATSNAAAELALAPAADIGAPRAPQRRRRRRAWGVMSTRERILRYVLLVIVLFITVGPFLWQLSTSLKGAGEDIYTATPSFIPSQPTLANYGKVADAIPVWVYIGNSLIVAAIDVVGNIVFATFAGFALARLRWRGRKIVLGLFLATLVLPGEATIISQFVTVKDLGLADSLAGVALPGMIAALNVLLMYNAFRQIPDEIDQAAVVDGANSWQRLWSIALPAVQGTIAVIAIFSFIGAWDDFLWPLIVLQSPDKLTLTVGLQYLQGTFSNDQRLIAAGTMIAFIPIAVIFAALQRFFFKGVQEGGVKG, from the coding sequence ATGACCCAGACCACGACAGCCACCAGCAACGCGGCCGCCGAGCTCGCGCTCGCGCCGGCCGCCGACATCGGAGCCCCGCGCGCGCCGCAGCGCAGGCGACGCCGCCGGGCGTGGGGCGTCATGTCCACCCGCGAGCGGATCCTTCGCTACGTGCTGCTCGTGATCGTGCTCTTCATCACGGTCGGCCCCTTCCTCTGGCAGCTCTCGACCTCCCTCAAGGGCGCGGGGGAGGACATCTACACCGCGACGCCGTCGTTCATCCCGTCGCAGCCGACGCTGGCGAACTACGGCAAGGTCGCCGACGCCATCCCGGTCTGGGTCTACATCGGCAACTCGCTGATCGTCGCGGCGATCGACGTCGTCGGCAACATCGTGTTCGCCACGTTCGCCGGCTTCGCGCTGGCGCGCCTGCGCTGGCGGGGCCGCAAGATCGTGCTGGGGCTCTTCCTGGCGACGCTCGTGCTGCCCGGCGAGGCGACGATCATCTCGCAGTTCGTCACCGTCAAGGACCTCGGCCTCGCCGACTCCCTCGCCGGCGTCGCCCTGCCCGGGATGATCGCGGCGCTGAACGTGCTGCTGATGTACAACGCGTTCCGGCAGATCCCCGATGAGATCGACCAGGCCGCGGTGGTGGACGGCGCCAATTCGTGGCAGCGGCTGTGGTCGATCGCCCTCCCCGCCGTGCAGGGCACGATCGCCGTGATCGCGATCTTCTCGTTCATCGGCGCCTGGGACGACTTCCTCTGGCCGCTGATCGTGCTGCAGTCGCCGGACAAGCTGACGCTGACCGTGGGTCTGCAGTATCTTCAGGGCACCTTCTCCAACGATCAGCGGCTGATCGCGGCGGGCACGATGATCGCGTTCATCCCGATCGCCGTGATCTTCGCCGCGCTGCAGCGGTTCTTCTTCAAAGGCGTGCAAGAGGGAGGCGTGAAAGGCTGA
- a CDS encoding carbohydrate ABC transporter permease, which produces MLRANRWFTPWLLVAPALVWLIGFSVWPSLNTVRMSFTNESPLGGTSRFVGFDNWSRLFADPDVWQALLNSVVYMIVCLPLLTILPLLIAVLVEKKLPGIAFFRTAFYTPVIASAVVVGLIWTWILDDRGVINEMVKTLGFVHGSIPFLTDRWLVLFSAISLTVWKGLGYYMIIFLAALGNVGSELHEAAALDGAGAARRFWSVTVPGVRGTMTLVAILICVSSLRVFSELYILTNGTGGPGGQDQSLVILIQQYARGFTGNLGYASALSLLLFVVTLVPMLVLARINSKADR; this is translated from the coding sequence GTGCTGCGTGCCAACCGCTGGTTCACCCCCTGGCTGCTCGTCGCGCCCGCGCTGGTGTGGCTGATCGGCTTCAGCGTGTGGCCGTCGCTCAACACGGTCAGGATGTCGTTCACGAACGAGAGCCCGCTCGGCGGAACGAGCCGGTTCGTCGGCTTCGACAACTGGAGCCGGCTCTTCGCCGACCCCGACGTGTGGCAGGCGCTGCTCAACAGCGTCGTCTACATGATCGTGTGCCTGCCGCTGCTGACGATCCTCCCGCTGCTGATCGCCGTGCTGGTCGAGAAGAAGCTGCCGGGCATCGCGTTCTTCCGCACCGCCTTCTACACCCCGGTCATCGCCTCGGCGGTGGTCGTCGGCCTGATCTGGACGTGGATCCTCGACGACCGCGGCGTCATCAACGAGATGGTGAAGACGCTCGGCTTCGTGCACGGGAGCATTCCGTTCCTCACCGACCGCTGGCTCGTCCTGTTCAGCGCGATCAGCCTGACGGTGTGGAAGGGCCTCGGCTACTACATGATCATCTTCCTGGCGGCGCTCGGGAACGTCGGCAGCGAGCTCCACGAGGCCGCGGCGCTCGACGGCGCAGGGGCCGCCCGCCGGTTCTGGTCGGTGACCGTGCCGGGCGTGCGCGGCACGATGACCCTGGTCGCGATCCTGATCTGCGTCTCGTCGCTGCGCGTGTTCAGCGAGCTCTACATCCTGACGAACGGCACCGGCGGCCCGGGAGGCCAGGACCAGTCGCTCGTCATCCTCATCCAGCAGTACGCGCGCGGGTTCACCGGCAACCTCGGCTACGCCTCGGCCCTCAGCCTCCTGCTGTTCGTCGTCACGCTCGTGCCGATGCTCGTGCTCGCCCGCATCAACAGCAAGGCCGACCGATGA